The Musa acuminata AAA Group cultivar baxijiao chromosome BXJ1-3, Cavendish_Baxijiao_AAA, whole genome shotgun sequence genome window below encodes:
- the LOC135617315 gene encoding pectinesterase-like, with product MLSYQYLLVFFVLPLATVAAPSPSVSPVSACRSSFYPKLCRAVLSPLRFPSNQYEYGRYSVKKALKRARRTAALFDRYISGAAGGGRARRGVSGGALEDCRALASLNADYLKAVQAELGPREAALGAAAVGRVRALMSAVVTNQQTCYDGLEVSHTFPELRGALADETRLYGVSLGLVTTALDRSGNRGHGKSTETDERTGSTGGQRSPPADFSAIGRNLLEESGEVVPVNQSQSVTVAKDGSGNFTTVGDAVAFAPNNTAIEDGYFAIYIEEGVYSENVVVPKNKKNLILIGVGINRTIITSNRSVVDGWTTFASATFVVHGERFIAIDITFENTAGPEKHQAVAVRNSADLSSFYRCSFLGYQDTLYAHSLRQFYRDCDVYGTVDFIFGNAASVFQNCNIYARKPLPGQVNAVTAQGRTMPDQTTGISIHNCTVRAAPDLEAADRNFTKTFLGRPWKEYSRTVYMQSFIDGLIEPVGWLEWSGSFALTTLYYGEFDNHGPGANTSGRVQWPGYSLMNAMDALNFTVYNFTTADAWLSSTSIPYSGGLL from the exons ATGTTGTCATACCAATACCTTCTCGTCTTCTTCGTTCTTCCTCTGGCTACAGTTGCTGCACCGTCACCCTCTGTCTCCCCTGTGTCGGCGTGCAGGTCCTCCTTCTACCCCAAGCTGTGCCGCGCCGTCCTGTCGCCGTTGCGGTTCCCGTCGAACCAGTACGAGTACGGCCGGTACTCCGTCAAGAAGGCGCTCAAGCGGGCCCGCCGGACCGCTGCCCTGTTCGACCGCTACATCTCCGGTGCCGCGGGCGGTGGTCGGGCTCGCCGAGGCGTGAGTGGCGGGGCACTCGAGGACTGCCGCGCGCTGGCCAGCCTCAATGCGGACTATCTGAAGGCGGTGCAGGCGGAGCTGGGCCCGCGGGAGGCGGCGCTTGGCGCGGCCGCGGTTGGGCGGGTGAGGGCGCTGATGAGCGCCGTGGTGACCAACCAGCAGACGTGCTACGACGGGCTGGAGGTCTCCCACACCTTCCCCGAGCTGCGCGGCGCCCTCGCGGACGAGACACGGCTGTACGGGGTGTCGCTCGGGTTGGTCACCACCGCGTTGGACCGGAGCGGAAACCGCGGGCATGGGAAGAGCACCGAAACCGACGAGCGCACAG GGTCTACCGGTGGTCAAAGATCGCCGCCGGCTGATTTCTCGGCGATTGGGAGGAACCTTCTCGAAGAGAGCGGCGAGGTCGTGCCTGTAAACCAATCACAGTCGGTGACGGTAGCCAAGGATGGCAGTGGGAACTTCACAACCGTGGGAGATGCCGTCGCGTTCGCTCCGAACAACACAGCCATCGAAGATGGCTACTTCGCCATCTACATAGAGGAAGGGGTTTACAGCGAGAACGTGGTGGTTCCCAAGAACAAGAAGAACCTGATCTTGATTGGAGTAGGGATCAACAGGACCATAATTACCTCGAATCGCAGCGTAGTCGACGGATGGACTACCTTCGCCTCTGCTACATTCG TGGTGCACGGTGAGCGATTCATAGCCATCGACATCACCTTCGAGAACACGGCTGGGCCGGAGAAGCACCAGGCGGTGGCGGTGCGGAACAGTGCCGACCTCTCCAGCTTCTACCGCTGCAGCTTCCTGGGCTACCAGGACACGCTCTACGCGCACTCCCTCCGCCAGTTCTACCGCGACTGCGACGTCTACGGCACCGTCGACTTCATCTTCGGCAACGCCGCCTCCGTCTTCCAGAACTGCAACATCTACGCGCGCAAGCCGCTCCCGGGCCAGGTCAACGCCGTCACGGCGCAGGGGCGCACCATGCCGGACCAGACCACCGGCATCTCCATCCACAATTGCACCGTCCGCGCCGCGCCCGACCTCGAGGCAGCGGATCGTAACTTCACCAAGACCTTCCTCGGCCGGCCGTGGAAGGAGTACTCGAGGACGGTGTACATGCAATCGTTCATCGACGGGTTGATCGAGCCGGTGGGGTGGCTAGAGTGGAGCGGCAGCTTCGCGCTGACCACATTGTACTACGGGGAGTTCGACAACCATGGCCCCGGGGCCAATACCAGTGGAAGAGTGCAATGGCCAGGGTACAGCCTGATGAATGCCATGGACGCATTGAACTTTACCGTGTATAATTTCACCACAGCAGACGCTTGGTTGTCGTCCACCTCCATTCCTTACTCTGGCGGGTt
- the LOC135617305 gene encoding pectinesterase 3-like: MDIVKSFNGYGKVSEIADRHFRRTTRRRLALLAASAVLLVVIVVSVGVVAAIGHGDGSPSPTSIADSIKAMCNVTRYPDSCFSSISTARGANLTDDPEELFRISLAVAVDAIGKVSTVAGSFEIPAKDKRLEAALRDCDQLFDSAIDRLNDSLSLMQPLPGEPLLNASKIEDLTTWLSAAVTDQETCLDGFEGTTGNVRDKMAVAMVNSTQYTSNSLAIVVGILGIMEKLDFPLHRKLLSVPSAVRYPAWISRAQRRALRQDMAARREPNVTVAMDGTGQVKTIKEAIDLAPKKNAHPFTIYIKEGVYKENVVVDKSKWNVIVLGDGMYKTIVDGKLNFIEGTPTFSTATFTAAGNGFMAMDMGFRNFAGPEKHQAVALRSSSDRSIFFRCSFDGHQNTLYAHSLRQFYRECDVAGTVDFIFGDAAVVFQDCKIRPRQALPHQQTTITAQGKTDPNENTGISIQACTIESYDNVTVSAYLGRPWKDYSTTIIMQSEIGAVVSSTGWLPMEIGTEPPSTIRYAEYQNTGPGSTVAGRVKWPGYNPGINTEEASKYTVETFIGGGDWIPATGVQFQSSLGQ, translated from the exons ATGGACATCGTTAAGTCCTTCAATGGCTACGGGAAGGTGAGCGAGATCGCGGACCGACACTTCCGCCGCACCACGCGAAGGCGTCTCGCCCTCCTCGCCGCCTCCGCCGTCCTCCTCGTCGTGATCGTCGTCTCCGTCGGCGTCGTCGCGGCGATCGGGCACGGCGATGGCTCTCCCTCGCCGACGTCAATAGCGGACTCGATCAAGGCCATGTGCAACGTGACGCGCTACCCCGACTCGTGCTTCTCCAGCATCTCCACTGCCAGGGGCGCCAACCTCACCGACGACCCCGAGGAGCTCTTCAGGATCTCCCTTGCTGTCGCCGTCGACGCCATCGGGAAGGTCTCGACCGTGGCCGGCTCGTTCGAGATCCCGGCCAAAGACAAGCGGCTCGAGGCGGCGCTCCGGGACTGCGACCAGCTGTTCGACAGCGCGATCGACCGGCTCAACGACTCGCTGTCGCTGATGCAGCCGCTGCCGGGGGAACCGCTGCTGAACGCATCCAAGATCGAAGACCTGACGACATGGCTGAGCGCGGCGGTGACCGACCAGGAGACGTGCCTTGACGGGTTCGAGGGCACGACCGGAAACGTCAGGGACAAGATGGCGGTGGCCATGGTGAACTCCACGCAGTACACCAGCAATAGCTTGGCCATTGTGGTGGGCATTCTCGGCATCATGGAGAAGCTAGATTTCCCACTGCATAGAAAGCTGCTATCGGTTCCTTCCGCTGTTCGGTATCCCGCGTGGATCTCGAGAGCGCAGAGGAGAGCTCTCCGGCAAGATATGGCGGCGAGGCGGGAGCCGAACGTGACGGTGGCAATGGACGGGACTGGGCAGGTgaagaccatcaaggaagctatCGATCTGGCACCGAAGAAGAACGCCCACCCGTTCACCATCTACATCAAGGAAGGCGTGTACAAGGAGAATGTAGTGGTGGACAAGAGCAAGTGGAACGTAATTGTGTTGGGGGATGGCATGTACAAGACGATCGTCGACGGGAAGCTGAACTTTATCGAGGGAACGCCCACATTCTCCACTGCAACCTTCA CTGCAGCTGGGAATGGCTTCATGGCCATGGACATGGGCTTCAGGAACTTCGCGGGGCCCGAGAAACACCAGGCGGTGGCCCTCCGGTCCAGCTCCGACCGCTCCATCTTCTTCCGTTGCTCCTTCGACGGCCACCAAAACACCCTCTACGCGCACTCCCTACGCCAGTTCTACCGCGAGTGCGACGTCGCCGGCACCGTCGACTTCATCTTCGGCGACGCCGCCGTCGTGTTCCAGGACTGCAAGATCAGGCCGAGGCAGGCCCTGCCCCACCAGCAGACCACCATCACTGCGCAAGGCAAGACGGACCCCAACGAGAACACCGGCATATCGATCCAGGCCTGCACTATCGAATCATACGACAACGTCACAGTCTCAGCCTACCTTGGCAGGCCATGGAAGGATTACTCCACCACCATCATCATGCAGTCGGAGATCGGAGCGGTTGTGAGTTCTACAGGGTGGCTGCCAATGGAGATCGGCACCGAGCCTCCGAGCACCATCAGATATGCAGAGTATCAGAACACCGGGCCTGGATCGACTGTAGCTGGCCGCGTCAAGTGGCCAGGTTACAACCCAGGGATCAACACAGAGGAGGCAAGCAAGTACACGGTGGAGACATTTATAGGAGGAGGAGATTGGATTCCGGCCACTGGCGTGCAGTTCCAATCCAGCTTGGGCCAGTAA